One window of the Rhipicephalus sanguineus isolate Rsan-2018 chromosome 2, BIME_Rsan_1.4, whole genome shotgun sequence genome contains the following:
- the LOC119381464 gene encoding elongation of very long chain fatty acids protein 7: MTSLRIDYVDQLRQWLYTKADPRTRDWYTVGDPVFITVTVSSYLLFIYVIGPQLMASRKPLPIKGLINVYNVFMVVSNMFFCWKFLANSYLYGGYNLFCQGMTYSTDEHSLNIMYYGYFYLFVRIADFLDTVFFVLRKKYDHITRQHVMHHSLVVVNGWLFLTLGGDGQTLFGLIMNCAIHVVMYSYYFLAACGPQYKRYVWWKKHLTTAQIVQHVLIIAHGFITIFYDCGYPRYLLLVAMPQGMLGLALFINFYFFEYKRKTFSEALTDGVCMLKRD; this comes from the coding sequence ATGACCTCACTCAGGATCGACTACGTGGACCAGCTGCGCCAGTGGTTGTACACCAAGGCTGACCCGAGGACCCGCGACTGGTACACCGTGGGAGACCCCGTGTTCATCACGGTCACAGTGTCGAGCTACCTGCTCTTCATATACGTCATTGGACCGCAGCTGATGGCGTCGCGGAAGCCGCTTCCCATCAAGGGACTCATCAACGTCTACAACGTGTTCATGGTGGTGTCCAACATGTTCTTCTGCTGGAAGTTTCTCGCCAACTCTTACCTGTACGGTGGTTACAACCTCTTCTGCCAGGGAATGACCTACTCGACGGACGAGCACTCGCTGAACATCATGTACTACGGCTACTTCTACTTGTTCGTACGCATCGCCGACTTCCTGGACACGGTGTTTTTTGTGTTGCGGAAGAAGTACGACCACATTACACGCCAGCATGTGATGCATCATTCCCTAGTGGTGGTCAATGGCTGGCTCTTCCTCACGTTGGGCGGCGATGGACAGACGCTCTTCGGCCTCATCATGAACTGCGCCATCCATGTGGTGATGTACAGCTACTACTTCCTTGCCGCCTGTGGGCCCCAGTACAAGCGCTACGTGTGGTGGAAGAAGCACCTCACCACGGCGCAAATTGTGCAGCATGTGCTCATTATCGCTCACGGCTTCATCACTATCTTCTACGACTGTGGCTATCCCCGGTACTTGCTGTTGGTGGCGATGCCCCAGGGAATGCTGGGACTGGCCCTCTTCATCAACTTCTACTTCTTCGAGTACAAGCGCAAGACGTTCTCGGAGGCACTTACTGACGGCGTGTGCATGCTCAAGAGGGACTAG